In the Deinococcus ficus genome, one interval contains:
- the sdaAB gene encoding L-serine ammonia-lyase, iron-sulfur-dependent subunit beta, which yields MSLLDMIGPVMIGPSSSHTAGACRLGLVAHHLLGEAPREARIGLHASFAKTGRGHGTHLALIAGILGYRPDDARLAQAFEEAERAGLTYDFRDVDLGDVHPNTAVIELKGETQSVTVQGSSTGGGVIQVTHVQGLGVNFGAANPTLLLRYRDAIGVIARLASTIAADETNIATLTCTREKRGGVALLAVELDHDLSPEAVHFLNSWQVTDWVRMLPKLMDG from the coding sequence ATGTCCCTCCTGGATATGATCGGCCCGGTCATGATCGGCCCCAGCAGCAGCCACACCGCCGGGGCCTGCCGCCTGGGACTGGTCGCGCACCACCTGCTCGGCGAGGCACCTCGCGAGGCCCGCATCGGGCTGCACGCCAGCTTCGCCAAGACCGGCCGCGGGCACGGCACGCACCTCGCCCTGATCGCCGGGATCCTCGGCTACCGCCCGGACGACGCCCGCCTCGCGCAGGCCTTCGAGGAAGCCGAGCGGGCGGGCCTCACCTACGACTTCCGGGACGTGGACCTGGGCGACGTGCACCCCAACACCGCGGTCATCGAGCTCAAGGGGGAGACGCAGAGCGTGACGGTGCAGGGCAGCAGCACGGGCGGCGGCGTGATCCAGGTCACGCACGTGCAGGGACTCGGCGTGAACTTCGGCGCGGCCAACCCCACCCTGCTGCTGCGCTACCGCGACGCCATCGGCGTGATCGCCCGCCTCGCCAGCACCATCGCCGCCGACGAGACGAACATCGCCACCCTGACCTGCACCCGCGAGAAGCGCGGCGGGGTGGCCCTGCTGGCCGTGGAACTCGACCACGACCTCAGCCCGGAAGCGGTGCATTTCCTGAACAGCTGGCAGGTCACCGACTGGGTGCGGATGCTGCCTAAACTCATGGACGGCTGA
- a CDS encoding inorganic diphosphatase, translating into MRPRTGVVEWTAGQRERFIWQDGRVVPYRVEPLPAPVNYGCLPGTLNPADGAEVDAVWLGAPRAVGDRVEAPVSGLLWLADGDHKVIFGALQEGAAALLAWFPPDRGADLRSAEAAEAWLADLGA; encoded by the coding sequence ATGCGCCCCCGGACGGGCGTGGTCGAGTGGACGGCCGGGCAGCGCGAACGCTTCATCTGGCAGGACGGCCGCGTGGTGCCGTACCGCGTGGAACCCCTGCCCGCCCCGGTGAACTACGGCTGCCTGCCCGGCACCCTGAACCCCGCCGACGGCGCCGAGGTGGACGCCGTGTGGCTGGGCGCGCCGCGCGCCGTGGGCGACCGGGTGGAGGCCCCCGTCAGCGGCCTGCTGTGGCTGGCGGACGGGGACCACAAGGTGATCTTCGGGGCGCTGCAGGAGGGCGCCGCAGCCCTGCTGGCGTGGTTCCCGCCGGACCGGGGGGCGGACCTGCGCAGCGCCGAGGCGGCCGAGGCGTGGCTGGCGGACCTGGGCGCCTGA
- a CDS encoding SCO family protein gives MKWITGVLLAVAALLAGLLLFRTSAPAELGGEALDDPKVLPALKLVDDRGEPTTLPSADGRVRLVFYGFVRCPDVCPATLTSLKTTYADLPDDLKRRVWVQFITVDPEYDRPNVVRAYLDRFDPAFTGLTGDPETIDEAARQMFVGNVKPQAAPATDHGAHAAPPSGETTADAEAPAEGAAQVASRLHGDQVSILDGQGRFVRVYGNTAVIDGTLQRDMPQLVRQYAN, from the coding sequence ATGAAGTGGATCACGGGTGTCCTCCTGGCCGTCGCGGCCCTCCTGGCCGGCCTGCTGCTGTTCCGGACCTCAGCTCCGGCCGAGCTGGGCGGCGAGGCGCTGGACGACCCCAAGGTGCTGCCCGCCCTGAAGCTCGTGGACGACCGCGGCGAGCCCACCACCCTGCCCAGCGCCGACGGCCGGGTGCGGCTGGTGTTCTACGGATTCGTGCGCTGCCCCGACGTGTGCCCCGCCACCCTGACCAGCCTGAAGACCACCTACGCCGACCTGCCCGACGACCTGAAACGCCGGGTGTGGGTGCAGTTCATCACCGTGGACCCCGAGTACGACCGCCCGAACGTGGTCCGCGCCTACCTGGACCGCTTCGACCCGGCGTTCACCGGCCTGACCGGTGACCCGGAGACGATCGACGAGGCCGCCCGGCAGATGTTCGTGGGGAACGTGAAGCCCCAGGCGGCCCCGGCCACCGACCATGGCGCCCACGCCGCCCCTCCTTCCGGGGAGACGACCGCGGACGCTGAAGCCCCGGCGGAGGGCGCGGCGCAGGTCGCCTCCCGCCTGCACGGCGACCAGGTGAGCATCCTGGACGGTCAGGGCCGCTTCGTGCGGGTGTACGGCAACACCGCCGTCATCGACGGCACCCTGCAGCGGGACATGCCGCAGCTCGTCCGCCAGTACGCGAACTGA
- a CDS encoding alpha/beta hydrolase has protein sequence MPAARTVRSASSLSPSRTRGRVALLSVGLLALAGGLAACSPVETLNRVVPLNGITVERDIAYGPLERQKLDLYAPAGVKDAPTVLFIHGGSWEGGDKNQYPWVAESLARAGYVTAVMNYRLAPQFRYPLYVQDAALALKYLHEQAGRVGGSGRNLFVMGHSAGGFNAVEAVVNERWLAEVGVPVSSVRGVIGVAGPYSYDYRDFPSARAFPEGSLPDDVMPDRHVRTDAPPHLLLVAENDRVVYPQNAVNMEAALKRAGVPVRRVVLPRLDHVTIMGAFARPLVFLGGTRAEVLAFIEANRLR, from the coding sequence ATGCCCGCTGCCCGGACCGTCCGCTCCGCTTCCTCCCTCTCGCCTTCCCGCACCCGGGGCCGGGTCGCCCTGCTGAGCGTGGGCCTGCTGGCGCTGGCGGGGGGGCTGGCCGCCTGCTCGCCGGTGGAAACCCTGAACCGCGTGGTGCCCCTGAACGGCATCACGGTGGAGCGGGACATCGCCTACGGCCCCCTGGAGCGGCAGAAGCTGGACCTGTACGCCCCGGCCGGCGTGAAGGACGCCCCGACGGTCCTGTTCATTCACGGCGGGTCGTGGGAGGGCGGCGACAAGAACCAGTACCCCTGGGTGGCGGAGTCCCTGGCCCGGGCCGGGTACGTCACGGCCGTGATGAACTACCGCCTGGCTCCGCAGTTCCGCTACCCGCTGTACGTGCAGGACGCCGCACTGGCCCTGAAGTACCTGCACGAGCAGGCAGGCCGGGTGGGCGGCAGCGGCCGGAACCTGTTCGTGATGGGGCACTCCGCCGGGGGCTTCAACGCGGTGGAGGCCGTGGTGAACGAGCGCTGGCTCGCGGAGGTCGGGGTGCCCGTCTCTTCGGTGCGCGGCGTGATCGGCGTGGCCGGGCCGTACAGCTACGACTACCGCGACTTCCCGAGCGCGCGGGCCTTCCCGGAAGGCAGCCTGCCGGACGACGTGATGCCGGACCGGCACGTGCGCACGGACGCGCCGCCGCACCTGCTCCTGGTCGCGGAGAACGACCGGGTGGTGTACCCGCAGAACGCCGTGAACATGGAAGCGGCCCTGAAGCGGGCCGGGGTGCCGGTACGGCGGGTGGTGCTGCCGCGGCTGGACCACGTGACGATCATGGGGGCGTTCGCGCGGCCGCTGGTCTTCCTGGGGGGCACGCGGGCGGAGGTGCTGGCGTTCATCGAGGCGAACCGCCTGCGCTGA